Proteins from a single region of Lelliottia sp. JS-SCA-14:
- a CDS encoding D-hexose-6-phosphate mutarotase — protein sequence MIHKIFALPVVEQLTPVLSRRQIDGADIIVVDHPRVKASVALNGAHLLSWKPEGEEEGLWLSAATSFKKGAAIRGGVPICWPWFGPAAEAGLPAHGFARNQQWTLKAHNEDDNGAVLTFELQSNDETRKLWPHDFTLYARFKLGQTCEIELEAHGEFETTSALHTYFNVGDIADVKVSGFGDRFIDKVDNAKEGKLSDGVQTFPDRTDRVYLNPEACSVIHDAALNRGIEVVHHHHSNVVGWNPGPALSVSMADVPDDGYKTFVCVETACVTAPQKTSADKPSRLGQTIKIVKR from the coding sequence ATGATTCACAAAATTTTTGCACTTCCAGTAGTCGAACAACTTACCCCTGTACTCTCCCGCCGCCAGATTGATGGCGCCGATATTATTGTCGTCGATCACCCGCGCGTGAAAGCCTCCGTCGCCCTCAACGGCGCGCACCTCCTCTCCTGGAAACCGGAAGGCGAAGAAGAAGGCCTGTGGCTGTCAGCTGCGACCTCGTTCAAAAAAGGGGCGGCGATCCGCGGCGGCGTACCGATTTGCTGGCCGTGGTTTGGCCCGGCGGCAGAAGCTGGCCTGCCAGCGCACGGTTTTGCCCGTAACCAGCAGTGGACGCTGAAAGCGCATAACGAAGATGATAACGGCGCAGTGCTGACTTTCGAGCTGCAGAGCAACGATGAAACCCGCAAACTGTGGCCGCACGATTTCACCCTGTACGCTCGCTTCAAGCTGGGTCAAACCTGTGAAATTGAGCTGGAAGCCCACGGCGAATTCGAAACCACTTCTGCCCTGCACACCTACTTCAACGTGGGTGACATTGCGGATGTGAAGGTGAGCGGCTTTGGCGATCGCTTTATCGATAAAGTGGATAACGCGAAAGAAGGCAAACTGAGCGACGGCGTCCAGACCTTCCCGGACCGTACCGACCGTGTCTATCTGAATCCGGAAGCCTGCAGCGTGATCCACGATGCAGCGCTAAACCGTGGCATTGAAGTGGTTCACCATCATCACAGCAATGTGGTGGGCTGGAACCCAGGCCCTGCACTGTCTGTGAGCATGGCTGACGTGCCGGATGACGGGTACAAAACCTTCGTCTGCGTCGAAACCGCGTGCGTCACCGCACCGCAGAAAACCAGCGCAGATAAACCGTCTCGCCTGGGTCAGACCATCAAAATCGTTAAACGCTGA
- a CDS encoding FRG domain-containing protein: MTQLIVKPKAKRPRPSLQITSVSSFVYHVVRWLLDGHAPTAFRGQRHFGWHSLPKIFREDNNVYDSESLAVRDIVSLHPGEFEPDKTMFDRLVRMQHFGLPTRLLDVTTNPLVALWFATEPSSTTDEFHGVVQALLVPQNRQRYYDSDRVSCMANLANLTKKQKIDLSIAAIESNSNEEFNNTPIVDTLVFQVGMEKSHFRKVVIASDLELPIYVKPKMSNKRIIAQSGAFMLWGTQIYSGAEATRLRQDRIWIHEDDKAEIRRDLGLLGINERTLFPEIDKSTKFIADLYGTGGKPRGMSTLL; encoded by the coding sequence GTGACTCAGTTGATCGTGAAACCAAAGGCAAAGAGACCCCGCCCTTCATTGCAAATTACCTCTGTATCAAGCTTCGTTTATCATGTAGTGCGGTGGCTTTTAGATGGTCATGCTCCAACAGCATTTAGAGGGCAAAGGCATTTTGGTTGGCACTCCTTACCTAAGATTTTTCGTGAAGATAATAACGTTTACGACAGTGAGAGTCTGGCGGTAAGAGATATCGTTTCTCTTCATCCAGGAGAGTTTGAACCAGATAAAACTATGTTCGATCGCCTCGTTAGGATGCAACATTTTGGCCTACCTACTAGACTGCTGGATGTTACGACCAACCCTCTCGTTGCTTTGTGGTTTGCTACAGAACCAAGTTCCACAACAGATGAGTTTCACGGTGTGGTTCAAGCACTCTTGGTCCCGCAAAATAGACAACGATACTATGACAGTGATCGTGTAAGTTGCATGGCTAACCTTGCTAATTTAACAAAAAAGCAAAAGATTGACCTTTCTATTGCTGCGATTGAAAGCAACTCCAACGAGGAATTTAATAATACCCCTATCGTTGACACGCTTGTTTTCCAAGTTGGCATGGAAAAATCCCATTTCCGAAAAGTTGTAATTGCGAGCGATTTGGAACTTCCTATCTATGTCAAACCCAAAATGTCCAATAAGCGAATAATTGCTCAGTCTGGCGCTTTCATGCTTTGGGGTACGCAGATCTATTCAGGTGCAGAAGCAACCAGGCTTAGACAAGACAGAATCTGGATTCATGAAGACGACAAGGCTGAAATTAGAAGAGACCTCGGACTTCTGGGGATAAATGAAAGAACACTGTTTCCAGAAATTGATAAATCTACAAAATTCATCGCAGACCTATATGGGACTGGCGGCAAACCACGTGGTATGAGCACTTTGCTTTAA
- a CDS encoding tyrosine-type recombinase/integrase codes for MTISKLPDGRYLVDVRPQGRDGKRLRKRFSTKSEAQQYERWAVASFHNKDWQERPADRRPLSELIDIWYQLKGQMMKSASNTHNKLKAIDERLGFPRADKIDKKMIANYRASRFEAGRKANTINREISAVCAVFGALIESGHYHGKNPFSELKKMKITQTEMGFLSKAEISALLSLLPIGEKLAAELSLSTGARWGEVMKLTSTRIAHSRVTFLDTKNGKNRTVPISQRLESELQKRPSGLVFSGVDYSLIREALKEAAPNLPKGQAVHALRHTFASHFVMNGGNILALQKILGHATIQQTMVYAHLAPDFLQEAIQFNPLSESFHHD; via the coding sequence ATGACAATTTCTAAACTACCTGACGGAAGATACCTTGTTGACGTTCGCCCGCAAGGGCGAGATGGAAAGAGGTTAAGAAAACGCTTCTCGACCAAATCAGAGGCTCAACAATACGAGCGCTGGGCTGTTGCATCCTTCCATAACAAAGACTGGCAGGAACGACCGGCAGATCGACGACCGCTTTCTGAGCTGATCGATATTTGGTATCAGCTAAAAGGCCAGATGATGAAATCGGCCAGTAATACTCACAATAAACTCAAGGCTATAGATGAGCGCCTCGGATTCCCTAGGGCCGATAAAATCGACAAGAAAATGATTGCTAACTATCGAGCTTCAAGGTTCGAGGCTGGGCGAAAAGCAAACACCATTAACCGTGAAATCTCTGCGGTGTGTGCGGTGTTTGGTGCGCTAATTGAGTCCGGTCACTATCACGGTAAGAATCCATTCTCAGAACTTAAGAAAATGAAAATTACACAAACTGAGATGGGTTTCTTATCCAAAGCGGAGATTTCAGCCCTGCTCTCTTTGCTCCCTATTGGTGAAAAGTTGGCAGCCGAACTATCACTTTCCACTGGCGCGCGTTGGGGGGAAGTTATGAAATTAACCAGCACCAGAATCGCTCACTCTCGTGTCACGTTCTTAGACACCAAGAATGGTAAAAACAGAACCGTTCCTATTAGCCAGCGGCTTGAATCGGAACTACAAAAACGGCCAAGTGGCTTGGTTTTTTCGGGAGTCGATTACTCGCTTATTCGGGAAGCACTGAAAGAAGCGGCCCCCAACTTGCCTAAAGGTCAGGCTGTTCATGCATTGCGGCATACCTTCGCATCGCACTTTGTCATGAACGGAGGCAACATTTTGGCGCTACAAAAGATACTCGGTCACGCGACTATCCAGCAGACAATGGTTTATGCACATTTAGCGCCTGACTTCTTGCAAGAAGCTATACAATTTAATCCATTAAGTGAGAGTTTTCATCATGATTGA
- a CDS encoding helix-turn-helix transcriptional regulator, whose product MSSDRGKRLKEIREAEGFSQAGFAELTGINIGVIKNYESGRSGAGISVIDRVIETKDFSKYTLWIMTGEANEAAGQIGPALSPDGQKTTSSHQSGKKAG is encoded by the coding sequence ATGTCAAGCGATCGCGGAAAAAGACTCAAAGAAATACGTGAGGCAGAGGGTTTCAGTCAGGCAGGTTTTGCTGAGTTAACCGGCATAAACATCGGAGTTATAAAGAATTATGAATCTGGACGTTCGGGCGCAGGGATTTCTGTAATCGATAGGGTCATTGAAACTAAGGATTTTAGTAAATACACCTTATGGATCATGACAGGCGAAGCGAATGAGGCTGCCGGACAGATCGGTCCGGCTCTCTCCCCTGATGGGCAAAAGACCACATCCAGCCACCAAAGCGGCAAGAAGGCTGGTTAG
- a CDS encoding DNA-binding protein, which yields MPKKLKTSVNSAPTAGNLPGDYPFGNRVSESLADYAKRMGVSVGAMRTRADRGMLPILQAAPGKKREVNLYAIYMNARYKGERYTEMMN from the coding sequence ATGCCTAAGAAGCTGAAAACCTCGGTTAATTCAGCCCCAACGGCGGGGAATTTACCTGGTGATTACCCGTTCGGTAATCGGGTTTCAGAGTCACTTGCTGATTACGCGAAACGTATGGGCGTTTCTGTGGGTGCAATGCGCACGCGAGCGGATAGGGGAATGCTTCCAATCTTGCAGGCCGCTCCGGGGAAAAAGCGTGAGGTCAACCTTTACGCGATTTACATGAATGCTCGCTACAAAGGCGAGCGTTACACCGAAATGATGAATTGA
- a CDS encoding phage filamentation protein Fil family protein: MDMTECPSFASLLTKGQQITHRAHSRGWIESPDGRFFQPKAADVQFIKHCRLPFMSRPRNKRRWFARLMGICF, encoded by the coding sequence ATGGATATGACTGAATGCCCTTCATTTGCCAGCCTGCTGACTAAAGGCCAGCAAATTACACATCGTGCCCATTCACGCGGCTGGATTGAATCCCCGGATGGTCGTTTCTTCCAGCCAAAAGCTGCGGATGTGCAATTCATCAAGCACTGCCGTTTGCCGTTTATGTCTCGCCCACGCAATAAGCGCCGCTGGTTTGCCCGTCTTATGGGTATCTGTTTTTAG